The proteins below are encoded in one region of Paeniglutamicibacter cryotolerans:
- a CDS encoding FUSC family protein yields the protein MPATSPLQRTWTFLRRRNTVGFRRVASSMPKILQMTFCAVAAYWFAEKVLGHEGPIFAATSAMIALGFGGNTRVRRTLEVAIGCTLGIALGDALLSLLGTGIWQAALVLFLSLVIARYLDNGPIFSTQLGLQSLLVVLLPVSESGPFARSLDAVVGGVLAILITMVVPRDPRREPIAELGRLLHELSQVLHECSMALRESDSTRAWHALIRARATQPLMDKIPGLLAGAAEVAMLAPVHRRHRPELESLRLLAEKSDLAVRNSRVFARRMATVITHASLTDRGVEAVSAVLVELAEAADALARAVAEPTDTGREKAMARVRIELGHCAGTLDPEALDISGLQGEGLVLLLRPLVVDLLEAAGSSHEDASAMLARL from the coding sequence ATGCCAGCAACCAGCCCGCTGCAACGGACCTGGACCTTCTTGCGCCGACGTAACACGGTCGGTTTCCGTAGGGTCGCCTCCTCGATGCCCAAGATCCTGCAAATGACCTTCTGTGCCGTCGCCGCCTACTGGTTCGCCGAGAAGGTGCTCGGCCACGAGGGTCCGATCTTCGCCGCCACCAGCGCCATGATCGCCCTGGGCTTCGGTGGGAACACCCGGGTACGCCGGACCCTGGAGGTGGCCATCGGCTGCACCCTGGGTATCGCGCTGGGCGATGCGCTGCTCTCCCTGCTGGGCACCGGGATCTGGCAGGCCGCGCTCGTCCTCTTCCTGTCCTTGGTCATCGCTCGATACCTGGACAATGGTCCGATCTTCAGCACCCAGCTCGGACTGCAGTCCCTGCTGGTGGTGCTGTTGCCGGTTTCGGAGTCCGGCCCCTTCGCGCGCAGCCTCGATGCCGTGGTCGGCGGCGTGCTGGCCATCCTGATCACCATGGTGGTGCCACGGGATCCGCGCCGCGAACCGATCGCCGAACTGGGCAGGCTTCTGCATGAACTTTCACAGGTGCTCCATGAATGTTCGATGGCGCTGCGCGAATCGGATTCGACCCGGGCCTGGCACGCGCTGATCCGTGCCCGGGCCACCCAGCCGTTGATGGACAAGATTCCCGGCCTGCTCGCCGGGGCAGCCGAGGTGGCGATGCTCGCCCCGGTCCACCGGCGCCACCGGCCGGAACTCGAATCGCTGCGCCTGCTCGCCGAGAAGAGCGACCTTGCGGTGCGCAACTCACGCGTCTTCGCCCGCCGGATGGCCACGGTGATCACGCACGCCTCGCTCACCGACCGCGGCGTGGAGGCCGTATCGGCGGTGCTCGTGGAGCTGGCCGAGGCGGCCGATGCGCTGGCCCGAGCCGTCGCCGAACCCACCGACACCGGCCGCGAAAAGGCAATGGCCCGGGTCCGCATCGAACTGGGCCACTGCGCCGGCACCCTGGACCCCGAGGCACTGGACATCTCCGGGTTGCAGGGCGAGGGGCTGGTGCTGCTGCTGCGCCCGCTGGTGGTGGACCTGCTGGAGGCCGCCGGCTCCAGCCATGAGGACGCCTCGGCCATGCTCGCCCGGTTATAA
- the pstS gene encoding phosphate ABC transporter substrate-binding protein PstS yields the protein MKVLRYGQAAAVLSIAALALTACGSDSPTAGAAGQPTGAGASSGVSGTLTGIGASSQKSAMEAWTAGFESVHPGTTIQYSPDGSGAGRKAFLAGGAQFAGSDAYLSDEELEASKQVCGPDGAFDIPAYVSPIAVAFNLGDVKELNLDAPTIAKIFKLEITNWNDPAIADQNPGITLPDQAITVVHRNDESGTTENFVDYLHTAAKDVWSYDVSGTWPSDLQSENAKGTSGVVATTSSTLGAITYADHSAVGALGVANVKVGSEYTKITSEAAAKAVEAATPVTGRGPLDMSLDLKRDSTESGTYPIILVSYHVYCASYKDQATVDLVKSFGEYVVSAAGQAEAAKSAGNAPLSQKLTEAATKSIESIKVGS from the coding sequence GTGAAGGTTCTTCGTTACGGCCAGGCCGCTGCAGTGCTCTCCATCGCCGCGCTGGCGCTGACGGCCTGCGGTTCCGACAGCCCGACGGCCGGCGCCGCGGGCCAGCCCACCGGGGCAGGCGCCTCGAGCGGAGTCAGCGGGACGCTGACCGGCATCGGTGCCTCCTCGCAGAAATCGGCCATGGAAGCCTGGACGGCCGGCTTCGAGTCGGTCCACCCGGGCACCACGATCCAGTACTCTCCGGACGGCTCCGGAGCCGGCCGCAAGGCCTTCCTGGCCGGCGGCGCGCAGTTTGCCGGTTCCGACGCGTACCTCAGCGACGAGGAGCTGGAGGCCTCGAAGCAGGTCTGCGGCCCGGACGGGGCCTTCGACATCCCGGCCTACGTCTCCCCGATTGCGGTGGCGTTCAACCTGGGCGATGTCAAGGAACTGAACCTCGACGCACCGACCATCGCCAAGATCTTCAAGCTGGAGATCACCAACTGGAACGACCCGGCGATCGCCGACCAGAACCCGGGCATCACGTTGCCGGACCAGGCCATCACCGTGGTGCACCGCAACGACGAGTCGGGCACCACCGAGAACTTCGTCGACTACCTGCACACCGCGGCCAAGGACGTGTGGAGCTACGACGTCTCCGGCACCTGGCCCTCGGACCTGCAATCGGAAAACGCCAAGGGCACCTCCGGCGTCGTGGCCACCACCTCCTCCACCCTGGGTGCCATCACCTACGCCGACCACTCGGCCGTCGGCGCCCTGGGCGTAGCGAACGTGAAGGTCGGCTCCGAGTACACGAAGATCACCTCCGAGGCGGCTGCCAAGGCCGTCGAGGCGGCCACCCCGGTGACCGGCCGCGGCCCGCTGGACATGTCCCTGGACCTGAAGCGCGATTCGACCGAATCCGGAACCTACCCGATCATCTTGGTGTCGTACCACGTGTACTGCGCCTCCTATAAGGACCAGGCGACGGTCGACCTGGTGAAATCGTTCGGCGAGTACGTGGTCAGCGCCGCCGGCCAGGCAGAGGCGGCCAAATCGGCCGGCAACGCCCCGCTCTCGCAGAAGCTGACCGAGGCGGCCACCAAATCCATCGAGTCGATCAAGGTCGGCTCCTAA
- the pstC gene encoding phosphate ABC transporter permease subunit PstC, with the protein MTTSALTRQGSKGKNGDKIFSGTALAAGVLILVTLFAVAAFLFIQALPTFRADPAQLSGGEGFLPYIFPIVIGTVIAAGIALLLATPVGIAVALFISHFAPRRFASALGYLIDLLAAIPSVIYGAWGYLVLAPALVPGYDWLAAHLGFIPIFAGPASQTGKTMLTAGIVLAVMVLPIITSLSREIFLQTPKLHEEASLALGATRWEMIRMSVLPFARAGIISAVMLGLGRALGETMAVALVLSTGNLIPSLIKSGNQTIAAEIALNFPEAYGLRLSELIAAGLVLFLITLIVNMIARWIISRHKEFSGANA; encoded by the coding sequence ATGACAACCAGTGCGCTCACACGACAAGGATCCAAGGGAAAAAACGGAGACAAGATCTTCTCCGGCACCGCGCTCGCCGCGGGCGTCCTGATCCTCGTGACGCTTTTCGCCGTCGCTGCGTTCCTGTTCATCCAGGCGCTGCCGACGTTCCGGGCCGATCCGGCCCAACTCTCCGGCGGTGAGGGGTTCCTCCCCTACATCTTCCCCATCGTCATCGGCACCGTCATCGCGGCCGGCATAGCCCTGCTGCTCGCCACCCCGGTGGGCATCGCCGTGGCGCTGTTCATCTCGCATTTCGCCCCGCGCCGCTTCGCCTCCGCACTGGGCTACCTGATCGACCTGCTCGCCGCCATCCCGTCGGTCATCTACGGCGCCTGGGGCTACCTGGTGCTGGCCCCGGCCCTGGTGCCGGGATACGACTGGCTGGCAGCGCACCTGGGCTTCATTCCGATCTTCGCAGGCCCGGCCTCGCAGACCGGCAAGACCATGCTGACCGCCGGCATCGTGCTGGCCGTCATGGTGCTGCCGATCATCACCTCACTGAGCCGGGAGATCTTCCTGCAGACGCCTAAGCTGCATGAGGAGGCCTCGCTGGCCCTCGGCGCGACCCGCTGGGAAATGATCCGGATGTCGGTGCTGCCCTTCGCCCGCGCAGGTATCATCTCCGCGGTGATGCTCGGCCTGGGCCGCGCGCTGGGCGAGACGATGGCAGTGGCGCTGGTGCTCTCCACCGGCAACCTGATCCCGTCGCTCATCAAATCCGGGAACCAGACCATCGCCGCCGAGATAGCACTGAACTTCCCGGAGGCCTACGGGCTGCGCCTCTCCGAGCTGATAGCCGCCGGCCTGGTGCTCTTCCTGATCACCCTGATCGTGAACATGATCGCCCGCTGGATCATTTCCAGGCACAAGGAATTCTCGGGAGCCAACGCATGA
- the pstA gene encoding phosphate ABC transporter permease PstA, translating into MPRWAVPATAAGSLVLGAAGSTLGGFSAATLAIYTAVIFVVAATLATRFVEGARKAANALATYLVYGAFILALIPLASVIYTVLEKGLPGMSMHFLFNSMNGITGAVDNASVQNGTPVLGGAYHAVLGTLLITLWATVISVPVGMLTAVYLVEYGKDGPLAKAITFFVDVMTGIPSIVAGLFAAALFGVLFGPSTRMGIVAAVALSVLMIPTVVRSTEEMLKIVPNELREAAYALGVRKWRTITKVVIPTAISGIASGVTLAIARVIGETAPILVTAGLASNINANVFANWMASLPTFIYYQILTPTSPTNTDPSVQRAWAAALLLIIMVMVLNLGARLIASLFAPKKGR; encoded by the coding sequence ATGCCGCGCTGGGCCGTCCCGGCCACGGCCGCCGGTTCGCTGGTGCTCGGCGCCGCGGGCTCAACACTGGGCGGCTTCTCCGCCGCCACGCTGGCGATCTACACCGCCGTGATCTTCGTGGTGGCCGCGACCCTGGCCACCCGCTTTGTCGAGGGTGCGCGCAAGGCCGCCAATGCGCTGGCCACCTACCTGGTCTACGGCGCATTCATCCTTGCCCTGATCCCGCTGGCATCGGTCATCTACACGGTGCTGGAAAAGGGCCTGCCGGGCATGAGCATGCACTTCCTGTTCAACTCGATGAACGGGATCACTGGCGCGGTCGACAACGCGTCGGTTCAAAACGGTACGCCGGTGCTCGGCGGTGCCTACCACGCGGTGCTCGGCACCCTGCTGATTACGCTGTGGGCCACCGTCATCTCGGTGCCCGTGGGCATGCTGACGGCCGTCTACCTGGTCGAATATGGCAAGGACGGGCCGCTGGCCAAGGCCATCACGTTCTTCGTGGACGTCATGACAGGCATCCCCTCGATCGTCGCCGGCCTGTTCGCCGCCGCGCTCTTCGGGGTCCTGTTCGGGCCCAGCACCCGCATGGGCATCGTCGCGGCGGTTGCGCTGAGCGTGCTGATGATCCCCACGGTGGTCCGCTCCACCGAGGAAATGCTCAAGATCGTGCCGAACGAGCTTCGCGAGGCCGCCTACGCCCTGGGCGTGCGCAAATGGCGCACCATCACCAAGGTGGTCATCCCCACGGCGATCTCCGGGATCGCCTCCGGCGTCACTCTGGCGATCGCCCGGGTCATCGGCGAGACGGCCCCGATCCTGGTGACCGCAGGACTGGCCAGCAACATCAACGCGAACGTGTTCGCGAACTGGATGGCCTCGCTGCCGACCTTCATCTACTATCAGATCCTCACCCCGACCTCCCCGACGAACACCGACCCCTCGGTGCAGCGTGCGTGGGCTGCGGCGCTGCTGCTGATCATCATGGTGATGGTGCTGAACCTCGGCGCACGCCTGATCGCCAGCCTGTTCGCCCCCAAGAAGGGCCGTTGA
- the pstB gene encoding phosphate ABC transporter ATP-binding protein PstB, producing the protein MSKRIDVKDLNVYYSSFLAVEDISINIEAKSVTAFIGPSGCGKSTFLRTLNRMHEVIPGGRVEGEVLLDGDNLYEAGVDPVNVRSQIGMVFQRPNPFPTMSIKDNVLAGVKLNNRRIPRSDAEELVEKSLRGANLWNEVKDRLDKPGSGLSGGQQQRLCIARTIAVKPDVILMDEPCSALDPISTLAIEDLINELKSDYTVVIVTHNMQQAARVSDKTAFFNIAGTGKPGKLIEYAETATIFSNPSVKATEDYVSGRFG; encoded by the coding sequence ATGTCAAAGCGCATCGACGTCAAAGACCTCAACGTCTACTACTCCAGCTTCCTCGCGGTCGAGGACATATCCATCAACATCGAAGCCAAGTCGGTCACCGCGTTCATCGGCCCCTCGGGTTGCGGCAAGTCCACCTTCCTGCGCACGCTGAACCGCATGCACGAGGTCATCCCCGGCGGACGCGTCGAGGGCGAGGTCCTGCTCGACGGGGACAACCTCTACGAGGCCGGGGTCGACCCGGTGAACGTGCGCAGCCAGATCGGCATGGTCTTCCAGCGCCCGAACCCGTTCCCGACGATGTCGATCAAGGACAACGTGCTGGCCGGGGTGAAGCTGAACAACAGACGGATCCCGCGCTCGGACGCCGAGGAGCTGGTGGAGAAGTCGCTGCGCGGCGCCAACCTCTGGAACGAGGTCAAGGACCGCCTGGACAAGCCCGGGTCCGGGCTCTCCGGCGGGCAGCAGCAGCGCCTGTGCATCGCGAGAACCATCGCCGTGAAGCCCGATGTGATCCTCATGGACGAGCCCTGCTCGGCGTTGGACCCGATCTCCACGCTGGCCATCGAGGACCTGATCAACGAGCTGAAGAGCGACTACACGGTGGTCATCGTGACTCACAACATGCAGCAGGCCGCCCGCGTCTCGGACAAGACGGCGTTTTTCAACATCGCCGGCACCGGCAAGCCGGGCAAGCTCATCGAATATGCGGAGACGGCGACGATCTTCTCCAACCCGTCGGTCAAGGCCACCGAGGACTACGTCTCGGGCCGCTTCGGATAA
- a CDS encoding inorganic phosphate transporter has translation MGAEVLLTILVFAVTCAFAFLNGFRDASNSVAAAVRTRALTPTIAVLTASLFAFAGTMLSTTLGVYLISAVELTVPEGAPGLTLLLAALLAAGGWGLLCWWRGVPVSSTHALISGLAGASGASALLGGDGVHQAFQMLLGGVLLPLLVTPLVAFGVSFFMVAPATWLVRYSSASDVNGFSRAGQAVASCAVSLGHGLQDGQRTGAMLTLVLVAGHLTEPGSIPFGAQLTGALFLAVGVLFGGWRISHTIAYRMVSIDPLRGMIAQGVSATLLFVGAQALHLPLSTTQAATSAIVGAGANQRFESVMWGHVYRVITHWIAAPAVCALLAGVFYLAFYPLLNLA, from the coding sequence ATGGGCGCCGAAGTCCTGCTGACCATCCTTGTCTTTGCCGTCACCTGCGCTTTCGCATTCCTCAACGGGTTCAGGGATGCGTCGAACTCGGTGGCGGCCGCGGTCCGGACCCGGGCGCTGACCCCGACGATCGCCGTGCTGACCGCCTCCCTATTCGCCTTTGCCGGAACCATGCTCAGCACCACGCTGGGCGTGTACCTGATCTCGGCCGTCGAACTCACCGTCCCGGAGGGGGCCCCGGGACTCACCCTGCTGCTGGCGGCCTTGCTCGCCGCCGGAGGCTGGGGCCTGCTGTGCTGGTGGCGCGGAGTTCCGGTCTCCTCCACCCACGCGTTGATCTCCGGCTTGGCCGGGGCAAGCGGAGCCAGTGCACTGCTCGGCGGCGACGGTGTGCACCAGGCCTTCCAGATGCTGCTCGGCGGGGTGCTGCTGCCACTGTTGGTGACGCCGCTGGTGGCCTTCGGAGTCTCCTTCTTCATGGTCGCCCCGGCGACCTGGCTGGTGCGCTATTCCAGCGCCTCCGATGTCAACGGGTTCTCCCGGGCCGGTCAGGCGGTGGCATCCTGCGCCGTGTCGCTGGGCCACGGGCTGCAGGACGGACAGCGCACCGGGGCGATGCTGACCCTGGTCCTCGTGGCCGGCCACCTGACCGAACCCGGCTCCATCCCCTTTGGCGCGCAGCTCACCGGTGCCCTGTTCCTGGCTGTCGGCGTCCTGTTCGGAGGCTGGAGGATCTCCCACACCATCGCATACCGCATGGTCAGCATCGATCCGTTGCGCGGCATGATCGCCCAGGGCGTTTCGGCCACCTTGCTGTTCGTCGGCGCCCAGGCGCTGCACCTGCCACTTTCGACGACGCAGGCGGCAACCAGCGCCATCGTGGGAGCCGGCGCGAACCAGCGGTTCGAATCGGTGATGTGGGGCCACGTCTACCGGGTCATCACGCACTGGATCGCCGCCCCGGCCGTCTGCGCACTGCTCGCCGGGGTGTTCTACCTTGCCTTCTACCCGCTGCTGAACCTGGCCTGA
- a CDS encoding DUF47 domain-containing protein, which translates to MKFSFFPSETRGLELLRELAAEVQAAVHLLAQMLGATANDRPPLIEDLAEAEVRATDLHYAVLTHLRTSYVNPLPREDIYTFSRLLHEAVEQLNGAGDLIGHTGSAPLSPRAAEQLELIGRQAELTAEALSQLQRLDDLEDNWLELVRISKRAHRTHRAWIGELGELHKTSTIIKHRSVAEQFLASVQSLRAVADHLGRVLVKES; encoded by the coding sequence GTGAAATTCAGTTTCTTCCCCTCGGAAACGCGCGGCCTCGAGCTGCTGCGCGAGCTGGCAGCCGAGGTCCAGGCGGCGGTTCACCTGCTCGCGCAGATGCTCGGCGCCACGGCAAACGACCGCCCTCCGCTGATCGAGGATCTGGCCGAGGCCGAGGTTCGCGCCACCGACCTGCACTACGCGGTGCTCACCCACCTGCGCACCAGCTACGTGAACCCGCTCCCGCGCGAGGACATCTACACCTTCTCCCGCCTGCTGCACGAGGCGGTGGAACAGCTCAACGGCGCCGGGGACCTGATCGGCCACACCGGTTCAGCCCCGCTGTCGCCGCGCGCCGCCGAACAGCTTGAACTGATTGGCCGCCAGGCGGAGCTCACGGCCGAAGCACTGTCCCAGCTGCAGCGGCTCGATGACTTGGAGGACAACTGGCTGGAACTGGTGCGCATTTCCAAACGCGCCCACCGCACGCACCGCGCCTGGATCGGGGAGCTCGGCGAATTGCATAAGACCTCCACCATCATCAAGCACCGTTCGGTGGCCGAGCAGTTCCTGGCCTCGGTGCAGTCGCTGCGCGCCGTCGCCGACCATCTGGGCCGCGTCCTGGTGAAGGAATCCTGA
- a CDS encoding TIGR04028 family ABC transporter substrate-binding protein, with protein sequence MLNQITDKLTYQNPKTLKIEPWIASSWKVNKEASKYVFTLREGVTFSDGTPLDAAAVAKNFDAYGLGSEKLKLTVAEAINNYQASKVIDKNTVEFTFSKPSPGFLQATSVIGSGLVSPKTLVLPYEEQCQLKNLVGSGPFTVANQVIDKEIDLKAREDYAWGPASAAHTGRAYLDGIKIIVTPEDSVRIGSLTSGQADAVRYVQAFDENAVEAASYQLYAPATRGVNNSLSLHPDNPLLTDIDVRRALLHGVDTQELVDTVFSANYPQATAVLSSQALGYQDQSAKLAYDPELSNKLLDGAGWVTGADGIRTKDAKALALDVYVSNAQPQSKETLELISQQLGRIGAKLNIKPQDAGSYATDIKDADKTAIFHSMVGRADQDVIKSQHHTKNRNTLVSSDKKLDGLLEAIASEPDAAKRNAAVATARDYLIDNAYVIPLFEEPQVFGTADYVRGFGFEAVGRPSFYDTWLLARDPEILRTRTLRDKDIIHNTREGMPRAERELAATATSRSNGCIFCASVHSRFASHQAKAPAHVQRLLDAGTDADQGPRWRAIIDASVALTATPSRLDAGHVDALREAGLDELEISDVVHGAAFFNWANRLMLSLGEPTPPAAG encoded by the coding sequence GTGCTGAACCAGATCACCGACAAGCTCACGTACCAGAACCCGAAAACGCTGAAAATCGAACCGTGGATCGCCTCCTCGTGGAAGGTCAACAAGGAAGCGAGCAAGTACGTGTTCACGCTGCGCGAGGGCGTCACCTTCTCCGACGGGACACCACTGGACGCGGCCGCAGTGGCGAAGAACTTCGACGCCTACGGGTTGGGCAGCGAGAAGCTGAAGCTCACCGTCGCCGAGGCCATCAACAACTACCAGGCCTCCAAGGTCATCGACAAGAACACCGTCGAATTCACCTTCTCCAAGCCATCGCCCGGGTTCCTGCAGGCCACCTCCGTGATCGGCTCCGGCCTGGTCTCGCCCAAGACCCTGGTGCTGCCTTACGAGGAGCAATGCCAGCTGAAGAACCTCGTCGGCTCGGGCCCGTTCACCGTCGCCAACCAGGTCATCGACAAGGAAATCGACCTCAAGGCCCGCGAGGACTACGCCTGGGGCCCGGCCTCCGCCGCCCACACCGGACGCGCCTACCTCGATGGCATCAAGATCATCGTCACCCCGGAGGATTCGGTGCGCATCGGCTCGCTGACCAGCGGGCAGGCGGACGCGGTGCGCTACGTGCAGGCATTCGACGAGAACGCCGTCGAAGCGGCCAGCTACCAGCTCTACGCCCCGGCCACCCGCGGGGTGAACAACTCGCTCTCGCTGCACCCGGACAACCCGCTGCTGACGGACATCGACGTCCGCCGCGCGCTGCTGCACGGAGTGGACACCCAAGAGCTGGTGGACACCGTCTTCAGCGCCAACTATCCCCAAGCCACGGCGGTGCTTTCCTCCCAGGCGCTGGGCTACCAGGACCAGAGCGCCAAGCTGGCCTACGACCCGGAGCTCTCCAACAAGCTGCTCGACGGGGCCGGATGGGTAACGGGAGCCGATGGCATCCGCACCAAGGACGCTAAGGCGCTGGCGCTGGACGTATACGTCTCGAACGCGCAGCCGCAGTCCAAGGAAACCCTGGAGCTGATCTCGCAGCAGCTGGGAAGGATCGGCGCGAAGTTGAACATCAAGCCGCAGGATGCCGGTAGCTACGCCACCGATATCAAGGACGCGGACAAGACGGCGATCTTCCACTCGATGGTGGGCCGGGCTGACCAGGACGTGATCAAGAGCCAACACCACACGAAGAACCGCAACACGCTGGTCTCCAGCGACAAGAAGCTCGACGGGCTGCTCGAGGCCATCGCCTCCGAACCGGATGCGGCCAAGCGCAACGCGGCGGTCGCCACGGCACGGGACTACCTGATCGATAACGCCTACGTCATACCGCTCTTCGAGGAGCCGCAGGTCTTCGGTACGGCCGACTACGTGCGCGGGTTCGGCTTCGAGGCTGTGGGCCGCCCGAGCTTCTATGACACCTGGCTGCTGGCCCGGGACCCGGAGATCCTGCGCACCCGCACGCTGAGGGACAAGGACATCATCCACAACACGCGTGAGGGCATGCCGCGTGCCGAGCGTGAATTGGCGGCCACCGCCACGTCGCGCTCCAACGGGTGCATCTTCTGCGCCTCGGTGCACTCGCGCTTCGCCTCGCACCAGGCCAAGGCCCCGGCGCATGTGCAGCGGCTGTTGGACGCCGGAACGGATGCCGACCAGGGACCGCGCTGGCGCGCGATCATCGACGCCTCCGTCGCGTTGACGGCCACGCCGAGCCGGCTCGATGCCGGGCATGTCGACGCACTGCGCGAAGCGGGGCTGGATGAGCTGGAAATCAGCGACGTGGTGCACGGTGCCGCGTTCTTCAACTGGGCCAACCGGCTGATGCTCTCCCTGGGGGAGCCGACCCCGCCCGCGGCGGGTTAG